CGCCTTCTACGTCTACCGGGACCTGCTCATGCGGGAGCTGCGGCTGGAACCGTCCCCCGCGATGTGCGCCCTGGTCGACGAGACTCTCGCGCCGATCCGGCAGGCCACCCGCCGCACCCCGGCCACCCGCCGTCACGATCCCTCCGGGCGGCGTGACGAGCAGGTGACAGCACCACCGCCAGGGTGGACCCACCGTGAGCCCCGCACCGACCGGGGCACACCACCGGCGAGAGGGGTCCGATGAGCCGTCTGGTGATCGTCAGCAGGATCATTCCCGGCGCGGAGGGGCGGGTCGCCCAGATCTTCGCCGAGTCCGACGCGACCGAACTACCCGCTCTCACCGGGCTGCGGCACCGCTCCCTGTACCGCCTGCACGACCTGTGCGTGCACCTGATGGAGACCACCGACGTGGACGTCGACACCCTGGTCACCGCCC
Above is a window of Micromonospora rifamycinica DNA encoding:
- a CDS encoding TcmI family type II polyketide cyclase, producing MSRLVIVSRIIPGAEGRVAQIFAESDATELPALTGLRHRSLYRLHDLCVHLMETTDVDVDTLVTAHHHPLYQRTNERLSAHTSSYLPTWRSPRDAPAGCFYSWDVADATTPEALR